GGCGTTATCTTCCTCACTACCGTTACACTTGTAGTTCTTGAAGAAAATACTGTTGTAGTACTTACAACTAGTGTTAGAGTCTAATTTTAGACTATTTGACCAAGCATCTTCTTCTTTAGTACGATTTGTCTCCAGCACAGAGTTCGTACCGGCACCCGAGTTACCAGTCGTGTCGGAATAGTTGTACATGCTGTTGTTATAATCATtgatttgataaatttcaatatcAATGTTATATTGCGGAATCAAGGTATTAATCATGATTATGTTATTCAGCAAACAACTTTTCTTAGTATACAGTGACGTAGTGTTGTTGAGGATATAATTCATATCCAGTCCATTCGTGGGTGTACACGTACCATCCCTGGAATCAGTGGATTTCCTCCTGTCAGATTCTTTAATATGTTTCCCACAATCCTTAGAGTGTTTTCCTGGATCCTTCTTGTGTTTCCCAGATTCCTTACTGGACTTCTCCAAGTCCTTACCCTTTTCTCCAAATGCCTTTGGTTTTAAGATATTTTTAACGGAATTATTTAACTGTTTATAGTAGGATAAATATCTTTTATAGCATGTTGGCCATTTCAACAGTGGGTACATCATTGGGATATTCTCGTTATTTGGTGCTCCTCCTGTATTCACTTTCTTTCTCCACGTCAGTGTGTTGAGTAATTTGGACTCCAGTTCACTGGTCTCAGTTCCGGTGGCTATCATAATACAGGCGTAAATCAGCATTATATTgaagttaatattattatagttgAGAATTATCAGGTTATCCCTGCTGTCAAAATTGATCCAGAACAGTGCCACCGACACCACTTTAAGTATGTATGTCAGGGTTGGGATATATTTGTCATTCATTGGTAGGGATATGATCTGTCCCATGAACTCGTACATATACTCAAAGTTATCATACACACCAATGTGGTTGTAACTGCACAAATCCAAGATGACATATTTCTGATAATTCAGTGACGGTAGATCACAGCCGAAATGCCTTATACTGTAGTACTTgttatttatgtatatCAGGTTCCTATCATCTTCGTTCTCTTTTAACTTCAATATCGCTGATTTATTCTCCTTATTATCCACTATTGGTTCAAACAGGATGTTAATCTTGTTGTAAATGTTGTTGCAGAAGCTGATTAAGTAATTTAATCTGCTATCCAACTCCAAATCTTCATCTTCTGAATCTAATCCATACTCGTCTTTATCAGCATAAACTATTCGCTTTACTATTAGTCCTTCTCTTCCAATACCTTCCTTATACTTACTCAAACCTTCAGTGTATTTTTCGGGGTATAATTTCTTATGGTTTGCGTCATGTTCTGAAGTATCGTCTGAACCTCGTTCTGTCAGTTGTGTATTGAGGTTATATTGCAGAAAGTATTTGTTCAAGAGTTTTTGGAGTATTTTGAAGAAGGTCAACAATTCATGTATGTTATTTCTGAGTGTGTTTTCCTTGCTAATGTACTTCCAGGGTGTTCTGATACTGAAAACATTGTAGTTAATACACTGGATCAGAGGGGTCACATTCTCATTTTTGACCAATAACATGGAATTTGCGTTATTTCTCTGCTTATTCTGCTTGACGTAGTTTTTATCTAGCCCTGAAATGACTTTGTTCGACTTCATTTTACTGTAACTTTCTGACAAATTCTTTATACTTACGCTCAACTGACGTATTAACCTTTTTTCAGGTTTGCTCGTGCCATCAACCGAATTCTCAATCTCATTTACGTTATTATCCACATTTGATatcatatattttaatccactgcaattttacactttgatattatttttaagcTTTTAATGTTGGTTTTAAGctgttaatattatttgtacactgttaataatatttttacacctCAAATCTCGAAATTGCTACAATacacttttaaattttcgCACTTAAAAGCGTTTTTTCTCGATACAATCAATGAAACTAATAgaaaatcaataaaaataattaatattttacatcttaaattaaattaatttgatacGGTACaggggtaaaaaatatgttcAGGGGGACATTCGTATTGGGTAAGAACTCGTAAATATCATGTTAAAtggttaaatattaaaatttaaataccAATTTTGGGAAGTTAAAAATCGTTTTAAATACAATTTAAAGTTAGATTCCAATATGTGCCATAAGATTCCTGTATGTGCTATAAAGTTGCAATGTGTGGTATGAGAATCAGTGTAACTTAActtgtaaaaattattctctAACATTGCTTCATGTcacaatttaataattttgttatattattactatagttgataaaattagGTGTAACTTCTGGGATTCCATTCTCACATTTCGTACAAcatataaatttagtatCTTCCAGGGCTTGTAAAtagattttattatacactattaCAATTCCAACGTTCAGTAGACTGTAGACTCGTTCtgatagtaataaattattttttatctcaGCCTTTTCACTATTAGAAGAAGATTCCATTTCATCTACCTCACACACTTTTTCTGATTTTGGAGTTAATTCCTCCTCCAAATGTCCTTCCTCGTCTTTTTCAAATGGTTTGCCCtgtgataattttaaatcacTGTTAATTTTTCCATTGTATTTGTtttgtattaaattatttttgagtaataattgtttacTTATTAGGATGTGTACGCATCCTGTTGGATCTCCAGccaatagtattatataatccTTATAGTATtcatttaaacaattaatattttccaGACTTTTTGTATCTccaaattgtaaaattatatttatcgttttataattgttatataaattaatatctTCTTCCACAACAGAATTATCTTCTAAATCAGTATTATGTTCTtctatataaatattatgttGTTTTACATCTGTTGTATCAGTTTGTGAGATGCGATTTGAGAGGAATTTGGGAATTTCTGAGACCGTGTAAAATGGTTGCGATAATAGTTCCAAATCAGTCTTCTTTTCGGATATTTTGGATAAAAGTAATTTGTAACCTggaatataatataaatttgcCATTTATAGTAGAATAATAAGgatgaataaataataatgaattgGTAATTGTGGGATTCCATACACATTCTGTCACTtagaaatttataatttatacttttaaaatgttcaaGTGTATTATTAAAAGGAACGTTTCAAATGTTGTTTTATCGCGAATTAATCagaatttgttaaatcaACCGTAtgtcaaatattatttttattattaaattagtgaataattttttatttttcaggtataatggtaataatgtgttaaatgCCATAAAGTTAACCCTTCCAATACTGGAAATGGGTAACGAAACTGTCGAAAGCGAGCTGAGGAGTTTAGAAAATGAATTGAGCAGGTGTAAGAGTGATTACAATTCCGAACTTTTTATAAATGAGAGTcttttaaactttaaaaagAAGATTATGGACTCAATTTATACCAACAACGTTAAGTTCGAAGAGgctaaaaattacattcTGAACACAAATTGTAAACTTTTCCGTCCAATCATTTCCTTCTACATCTATCACATATTGAATTcaacaacaaattattcacaatTAGATGCCTCAGTCGGAGAAAATTCACACTTACCTAACCCAGTTGAGGGAAACACACGAATAAATTACTCGGATGATTCACAGATGAAATCAATTGAAAAGTTAAACATATCATATGAACTAATCCACATCGGTATGGTATTAAataatcaatattatttgcAGGAAGTTTAATACACGACGACATAATTGATGAAAGTGATGTTCGCAGAAACTTGATGAGCTCACATAAGAAGTTCGGAGTAAAATTCTCAGTCTTATTTGGGGATTTCCTGTTATCAAAATCCGCCCAAATTATTACTTCTcttcaaaatattaaattagtcGATAAATTATCCAACACACTAGATAATCTAATACATGTAATTCCACTACAgtattactaattatatatttagtcTTAATAGTTTTTAGTTTTAGCCCAGTTATTTGGTATCATTGAGTTGAAAAACGTTTAGGGCGAATTGATGTACGTCAATTTGAACAATAATGATTTGTATTTGAGTTATTTGtacaaaatttatttgaaaaCTGCTTCACTAATTTCAAATAACATCTCCTCCGTATCTCATCTCACAAATCAGTACAATTTTCAACTAGGTAACACTATACTCCTGCcgtatataattatactattttattaatctttatactaattattgttttagATGAATTGTTGTATATAATTGGTGTGCATATTGGATTGAGTTTCCAAATGTGTGATGACTTGCTTGATTATAACTCAAACTTGGAACATCTAGGAAAACCAATTCTAAACGACATTAAACTAGTAATACgctaattaactttattatactatttaaatttattaatttgattgttattgtaaatttagGGCCTAATTACATTGCcgttaatatatatattgaataataatgGAGGTACTGTTGTTGCTGAGGGGAATTCTGTTAATTCTGACAGTGTCAGTAGTGTTCTGATGGAATTGAAAAGGttattaaataactatgaaaataatagaGAAAAACTcgaaataaataatataaaggAGTTTTTAAAGGTTgttaatgataaaaataacattaacaAGTGTAAATTATCCATTTACTATCATCTCTACCAAGTTAAATCACTAATGAAGTCGTTCAATCAAACCAAAACCAACTCTCTAATCAACTACATCTATAATGTTGTTAATAGATATTCTAcgtattattaatatatacattaCAATCAGattaaagtttaaaatatttgaattttcCTCAAATACAACTTGAGTTGaacatttgataaatattttacaaattccaATAATATTGAGTGAAAAATCAATGTTTTGGATAAACTGGAACTTTTAGATCTGTGATTGCCAATTGTCTGTTTTTAAATGGTCTGGGATATTTTAACAGATTTTTATATAAGAATTGGAAGCCAGTTTTATTAGAGGAGTTTGGACAAAAGGGATTCGACTGCGATTTATAAGGTACAATCTGAGGTATTGCACATCTAACATATGATATCAAGTCCTTATCATCAGCAGAATTCAGGATTATCTTCTCAAtttctataaatttatcatatttaaatCTTAACTATGTGAAGACTAAGAttctaataaataaaataataagtaTCAAAAGTTACGTTGTTGATTGTTTAATGTGTTGTATAATGAAATGTTTTTCatgtaatatttgtaatGGAAATTTGTGATATCCCACatcaaattatcaataaaCGGATGAAACCCGTTTTTGGACAGTTTTGTCCTTCTAGTCAATAGGCCATTTCTCAAATAACGATACGACATTGTAAATACACATGtcaaattatattcattaaaaattatactaaaacatattaaacggaataataaataagtaaaatttttagtataAATAGAAAATTacgaaaaattaaataaattatagtaatagatgtgataatttacactataATATGTGGATGtgtaaatgataaaaacaGAGGAAATATACATTTAATAACTTAGGAATGTCTTATATATAATGGATACCTCAATTTTATGCATTTAATTTGAGGAAGTTTGTTCTTAAACATGGAGAAGGCTTTAAATGAGTTTTCTCTACTGTGGAATGATGTTGGCATCTTTAACGATATAtcaaaaataacaaataaacAGAAGGTTGAGACAGAAGAGGTAAGAAAACTtatgaaatatttatttcaGGTTAAAACTGAAACAGCCACTCATCAAAATGATGATTTGATAAATGACATATCAAAGAAATGGAATCTGTACctcaatttacacaatatttgctcatatttatactatttaattatgaaaatattaatattaataatttcagAGAGGCTTTCGAGAAGAACGACGAGATGATAAGATTACACGAGaacatattaaataatctaaGCGAATTAACCATTCGTGAGATATCTTTACactcaaattttaaaaccttgaatgaaaattataataatttactaaacTTGCAATCTCAACTCAACGtaagtttacacattttaacttaattttatagtcTAAGATTAAGAAGGTTGAGTCAATTTATAGCCATTACAGTAATATGAACTTGGTAAACGAgtttaataacaatttcttcaatattaatttcaatGACTCTAAGTTGCTATGCCAATTCCTAACAAAGGTCAATGAGATGTTAGTTCTAATAGTGAACTCAATCAACTTTTTCACACTTAACAACTATTATAAATCTGaagtttataaaaataagtacCAACAGCAActtaaaactattttatataatataaagttgctgtttaaatttattttcaaatacCACGTTAGAATTGGACAAACTAATAGGGATTTAAATTCTGAAAGTTCCTCACTAGAATTTGAAAACTCCCCtgaattaattaatagtaaaaataatttagttgaTGATGACCCAGCTAATGATGTTCTGGTAATTAAAatcctaaaattaatgaacaaaataatgttaaatatgaataatgACGATGATGTCATACAAATTAAGCTCtactatattaataatattgtcaACTCACAGCTTAAAAGCACTAGTTTTGATTTGGATATTGAGAAGAATAGTGAATCAGACTCCAATCCTCTATTGGGTGAGATTAAATCTCtgataaataaacaatttttgtactataatatactatttgaAAATGTGATTATCGAGGATAAAGAAGAAATAATAACCCtattagttaataatataaaatcgcaatttaattataagGGACAAGATTTAGAAGATTATAAACACTTTTTGTTAAACAACTCCTTCCCAGATGATGATAATTCAAACATAGATAAACAATTTAGTTGATCTAACCGctatatttaatgtaatataccatttatattttattatattacattagATTATAATTGGAAAATGTAAATTCCTTCATCGGAGTTGTATGAGAATACGTTGTTATAATTTACCAGATTGTAACTCCATCCTAAAATAAGATTAATATCACTCTAATTGTGGTAATAAATAAGATTTGTTATACCTAGTTCGAAAGTTGAGAGGATGTTGAGTTTACTTAAAATTTCCAACTCTTTgtttagtattaaaatttgtgagtttttaaacaataataaaatattttcacTGCAGTTTACAGCTAAAATGTCGTACGAGAAACTCTTACTGCTAACGATATTCGCATCGGCATCATTGATGTCgtataaagttaaaactAATAAGTCTGTGACCACTGTTATCATATTATCccatattttacagtttgTTACTAGGTGGTATTTATTGTCTATATTAATCCTGTTAACCAAAGctaaattatacatttcCCGACTTTTAGAATTAGTATTATTCATAGTGTCGACTGGTTTGAgtgaataaatatttacacatttggaATTATTCTCTTCAGTGTTAATCTTACAAGTGACTACATATGGAAATTTAAACTCTAGAACATTTTCTATATGTATGGTACTGTTGACATActgtattttacacacacCGTCTTCACTTTCAGCCTCAGTTAAATTCATCAAAGTTATAGTACTATTGCACATAATTAGGACGtaattgttattttggATGATCtgtttgtaatttttatacagACTTGTGctattaatttcattattcaCATACACGTCTCTGTGTATGGTGTAGCGATCAATGTCATAAATTACTATGTTATTCAGACCTACCAGAGAGTATAATTTACCCTCAAAAATGTATACACCGTTCACACATTCGTCATTATATGTTGAGTATACAACATATCTACCGACTACTTTGGTACTAGAGTTCTTGTTATCACATTTACTTGGAGTAGATTTCGTATTAAGACTGGTAGAATTTTGTTTTGAATTATCAATTGATGATTCTAGTTTATCAATTTCTACTATAACATCTGAATTGCTGAGGTGTTGGTTTTTTGTGTTAGCTTCTTGAGTTTTAGTTGATGAACGAATATTTGGTGGGTCATCCGCCAATGTAGTATCATTATTTGTGGAAGAATTAGTATGAGTTTCAAGGTttgagttaaaaatatatgCTGAAACTCTACCAAGTGCAGTTCCAGCTACAATACCTTCCTTGCCCATCCAAAAGGATGTTACTGGGTCACCCATTTGTGATTCCAGCACCAGCCtgttataataattttccttcataatttaaatataatcaTCAGTCAAAAACAAatacatttacacatactTATTATAATGTTATATATCTGGTACAACTTTAAGTACATATGATAGTATGGTGTAATTTCTGATACACATGACGTTATTTACaaacaaaaataacataaaatcactttatttatgttacaataaattattttaatcatattaaaatgatttcATGGGCTGAAATTTCACGGTTGAGTGGACTCGGTAACCACTGGTTCAACATGGCCAGTTTTATCAGTATGTTCAGGAGTGGATTccacaattttatatgaCTCTAATTGatcctttaaaattacataaaatgttggaaactaaaaataaatgtgaAGTTGTTATTAGTTGAATTTATCAAGTAGAATATGAATTCAATTTTAGAATCAATGATAGAAATAATTTGAGTGtgtatttaaattttatagttttaGTTAAAACTTACATCAAGTATAGTGcgattaattaaattatttaaaatggtCTCGTTAACGTTACATTTAGTGTATTCTAGTTTATTTCCTTCCTTAGGATTCATTTTCACTAGAATCTCTATGTTatctataaataataatagtattaaagtgtaaaatgaGCGTAAATGtggttaaaaataataaaaaattaccaatGGATGAAAATTTGTTTTTCTTCTTCAAATCGTTATACAATTCATTTAACCTTGTATTCTCATCTACACTAAATAGATATTATTTGTGTGTAACAACTAGAAgtagataaataatttaatgagaAAGATAAGTGAATGTGTAGGTGCTTAGGTGATGTAATACTTGTGCAGAAAAAATGCTGAATTATtcaagtatataaattcaATTGTCCAAAATATAACgttttttttaattttagttttgtTTATCTTGGTTCTTTTCATTATTAAGGGTGAAGATATTAGATTTATCCCCTTTTGGCTACAGTGCTTCCTTATGAACCTTCTACTACTAATCAATAGGTGATagtatttaatattacaaatatttagtaATTACCTTGAATTATTCAGTATATATGGGTTAACGTAGAAACGTGTGGTAGATTCTAGTTTCTTAGAAACCGAATCTAGAAAATTACAATCACTCAGTAgtatttcattatttatatcatcTTTTCCAACatgttttatattatatttgttcTTGATCCCATCTGAAACAGAACTGGAGTTTTTGCAACCATTTTGGCTAGttttattatgtatttGAGTACAACTCAATGAACATAACttaattaaacaatttggGCATTTATATTTGGATTCCTTATTACATACATAAcatttattcataataaataataagtaatcatatgtataaattactaCATTAGAACATAGAAGTTGTGTATTGGGTTTGGTAAATATAATTCCAGTTTTACACTCTGATAAATGGCATAAAATGAGAGAAAAGTATTAGTCTGGTGGGTATTTAAGGTGATTTCCTAGGTGTGTAATGCGAGATTGTCGATAATGCGTAGTTTCTCATCAGGTAAGATGATATTTGAAATAATCCcctttaatattttattgttaacaaatattactCCGTTTTCATCGCCAGATTCTATTAGGTTATTCAATAACAACCCGTTCACATGCACCTCCACATCaacttttttacacacttgAGGGGCATCAACTGAGATATTTTCTGGAAGAATGTTATTCTTGTGATTAGATAAAATATGGCCCAGTTGATTCATTCCTATTGGCTTATTTAATatggttaaaatttttagtataAACAGTTCGTCACTTTTTATCACATTCAATTTATACTCGTAATAATTATGAACCAGTTTTATTATCTGTTTTTCTTCTAAACCAATTGAATCACTTTTACCTGAGCCATCATTAACATCTTTATCATCAACTGATTTGTTTGTAGTGTGGAAAAACTTGTAAAGGTGATTAGAAAATTTGTCATAATTGAAGTTATTATCGATCAAATATCTGATAAACTCATAAGTTATGGAATGAACACCGTTTGTTATGTTATATACGTTATCAACCAGCAAATC
The Theileria parva strain Muguga chromosome 3 map unlocalized ctg_530, whole genome shotgun sequence DNA segment above includes these coding regions:
- a CDS encoding Polyprenyl synthetase family protein; its protein translation is MFKCIIKRNVSNVVLSRINQNLLNQPYNGNNVLNAIKLTLPILEMGNETVESELRSLENELSRCKSDYNSELFINESLLNFKKKIMDSIYTNNVKFEEAKNYILNTNCKLFRPIISFYIYHILNSTTNYSQLDASVGENSHLPNPVEGNTRINYSDDSQMKSIEKLNISYELIHIGSLIHDDIIDESDVRRNLMSSHKKFGVKFSVLFGDFLLSKSAQIITSLQNIKLVDKLSNTLDNLIHGELMYVNLNNNDLYLSYLYKIYLKTASLISNNISSVSHLTNQYNFQLDELLYIIGVHIGLSFQMCDDLLDYNSNLEHLGKPILNDIKLGLITLPLIYILNNNGGTVVAEGNSVNSDSVSSVLMELKRLLNNYENNREKLEINNIKEFLKVVNDKNNINKCKLSIYYHLYQVKSLMKSFNQTKTNSLINYIYNVVNRYSTYY
- the ZNHIT6 gene encoding HIT zinc finger family protein codes for the protein MNKCYVCNKESKYKCPNCLIKLCSLSCTQIHNKTSQNGCKNSSSVSDGIKNKYNIKHVGKDDINNEILLSDCNFLDSVSKKLESTTRFYVNPYILNNSSSRRFIRKHCSQKGINLISSPLIMKRTKINKTKIKKNVIFWTIEFIYLNNSAFFLHNVDENTRLNELYNDLKKKNKFSSIDNIEILVKMNPKEGNKLEYTKCNVNETILNNLINRTILDFPTFYVILKDQLESYKIVESTPEHTDKTGHVEPVVTESTQP